A window of Gallaecimonas kandeliae genomic DNA:
CAAGGCCATGCTCGGCAGGGTGCCGGACTAACCGAAACCAGAGGGGCCCTTGGCCCTCGCCAGGCGCTGCCATGATGCAAAGGCGACACGGCAACCCCAGATCGTACCCGGCAAACCATCAACCACTCACAAGCGGAGGCCTACATGGCAAAGATCACCGGCATAGGTGGGGTATTCCTCAAGTGCAAGGGCGACAGCAAAGCCCTGGCAGCCTGGTACCGGGACCATCTCGGCATGGCACTGGAGGATTTCGGCGGCGCCGTCCTGCGCTGGCCCGAGGACAAGGCCGAAGACGGCGGCCTGACCGTATGGCACCTGGCGGATAAGGACAGCCAGTGGTTCAGCCCCAGCCAGTCGTCCTTCATGATCAACTACAGGGTCGATGACCTCGACGAGATGCTGGCCCAGCTGCAGGCGGCCGGCGTCACAGTGGTCGGCGGCC
This region includes:
- a CDS encoding VOC family protein, whose product is MAKITGIGGVFLKCKGDSKALAAWYRDHLGMALEDFGGAVLRWPEDKAEDGGLTVWHLADKDSQWFSPSQSSFMINYRVDDLDEMLAQLQAAGVTVVGGPESHENGKFAWVMDPDGNKLELWEPRRWDEKNKGA